A DNA window from Niabella yanshanensis contains the following coding sequences:
- the priA gene encoding replication restart helicase PriA: protein MQELELYEPTNTRKVFAEIIIPLALPINYTWLVPQHMLPIIKVGCRVEVNLGKNKRYAGIVKQLHQEAPEFFEAKEVLNILDVQPVVYPQQLLLWEWMSAYYMCTQGEVMAAALPAHFKLSSESVLVFNEEAGEDFTELDNEEYLVAEALLIRKELKLPEVQLILDSSHVYPVINRLIQKRICYVWEALKETYTPKKEDYILLSTEYSSEAALELLLNEDKRLQRAEKQMELLLAYLHFQKTEGEITKSALLKKSGATDAQLKGLIEKGILVAERRVVDRIKRGAKNIEINFSLSEAQTTAFEEIKTSLTEKPICLLHGVTSSGKTEIYIRLIEDYIRSGKQVLYMLPEIALTSQTIRRLQKHFGGHIGVYHSRFSQNERIEIWNKVKDGELKIVLGARSALFLPFGNLGLIICDEEHDTSYKQMEPAPRYHARDTAIYMSSLYEDCKVLLGSATPSLESYYNASKEKYGLVKLMQRYGNVEMPVLEMIDTRRLKPKDPNAAILSEPLCNAIQASMDAAKQVILFQNRRGYTPYQRCNVCGWIPQCKHCDVSLTFHKFYNKLVCHYCGTSYAPMQTCAACGSHDFVQRQFGTERIEEVLQEIFPLAKTARMDMDSVRGKNAHDQLIQSFEQLNIDILVGTQMVVKGLDFGNVDLVGILDADGILSFADFRVNERAFQLMEQVSGRAGRKHGKGKVLVQTSQPKHPVLMQVQQHDYDALYNDEIAKREQFFYPPFSRIIKLTFKNKIREVVQDAAQIFTGALSNRYKDHITGPAEPVINRLRNQYLMEILLKLPRNAKALEQCKKDILYQIAVLHQEPRYKSVTVIPDVDGI, encoded by the coding sequence ATGCAGGAGCTGGAATTATACGAACCAACTAATACAAGAAAGGTTTTCGCGGAAATTATAATTCCGTTGGCGCTACCCATTAATTACACCTGGCTGGTGCCACAACATATGCTTCCGATTATCAAGGTGGGATGCAGGGTAGAAGTGAACCTGGGTAAAAATAAACGCTATGCCGGGATCGTAAAACAGTTACATCAGGAAGCTCCGGAATTTTTTGAAGCCAAAGAGGTATTGAATATCCTGGATGTTCAGCCTGTGGTGTACCCTCAGCAGTTACTGCTGTGGGAGTGGATGTCGGCCTACTATATGTGTACGCAGGGCGAGGTTATGGCGGCGGCCTTACCGGCGCATTTTAAGCTAAGCAGTGAATCAGTTCTGGTCTTTAATGAAGAAGCGGGTGAGGACTTTACAGAACTGGATAATGAAGAATACCTGGTAGCGGAAGCGCTGTTGATTAGAAAAGAACTAAAATTGCCGGAAGTACAGTTGATACTTGACTCATCTCACGTGTATCCGGTGATCAACCGTTTGATACAAAAAAGGATATGTTATGTATGGGAGGCGCTAAAGGAAACCTATACTCCTAAAAAAGAAGACTATATCTTATTGAGTACGGAGTACAGCTCGGAAGCCGCATTGGAGCTGTTGCTTAATGAAGACAAAAGATTGCAACGGGCTGAGAAGCAAATGGAGTTACTCCTGGCTTACCTGCATTTTCAAAAAACAGAGGGAGAAATTACCAAGTCGGCCTTACTTAAAAAATCAGGAGCAACAGATGCTCAATTAAAAGGGCTGATAGAAAAGGGCATATTGGTGGCAGAAAGGAGGGTGGTAGACCGTATAAAAAGAGGGGCGAAAAATATTGAAATTAATTTTAGTTTATCGGAAGCGCAGACAACTGCTTTTGAAGAAATTAAAACTTCGCTAACGGAGAAGCCTATCTGCTTGTTGCATGGCGTTACATCGAGCGGCAAGACCGAAATATATATCCGTTTAATAGAAGACTATATCAGGTCGGGTAAGCAGGTATTATATATGTTGCCTGAGATTGCGCTGACCTCCCAAACCATCAGGCGTTTGCAAAAGCATTTTGGCGGCCATATCGGTGTTTATCATTCCAGGTTCTCCCAAAACGAAAGAATAGAAATATGGAATAAAGTAAAAGATGGGGAGTTGAAAATAGTGTTAGGTGCCCGTTCGGCTCTATTCTTACCTTTTGGAAATCTCGGGCTGATCATATGTGATGAGGAACATGATACGTCCTATAAGCAAATGGAGCCCGCACCCCGGTACCATGCCAGAGATACGGCGATTTATATGTCTTCTTTATACGAAGATTGTAAAGTGCTGCTGGGAAGTGCTACACCATCTCTGGAGTCTTATTACAATGCTTCCAAAGAGAAATACGGGTTGGTAAAACTAATGCAGCGCTATGGCAACGTAGAGATGCCGGTACTGGAAATGATTGATACGCGCAGGTTGAAACCCAAAGATCCTAATGCCGCGATTTTAAGTGAGCCTTTGTGCAATGCCATACAAGCGTCAATGGACGCCGCAAAGCAGGTAATATTGTTCCAGAACAGGCGCGGATACACGCCTTATCAACGATGTAATGTTTGCGGTTGGATACCTCAATGCAAGCACTGCGACGTATCATTAACATTTCATAAATTTTACAATAAGCTGGTTTGCCATTACTGCGGAACCAGCTACGCGCCTATGCAGACCTGCGCAGCCTGTGGCAGTCACGACTTTGTACAGAGGCAATTTGGTACTGAACGTATTGAGGAAGTACTGCAGGAAATTTTTCCGCTGGCTAAAACGGCACGCATGGACATGGATTCAGTACGAGGAAAAAATGCACACGATCAGCTGATCCAGAGTTTTGAACAGCTGAATATCGACATACTGGTTGGAACGCAAATGGTGGTTAAGGGGTTGGATTTCGGGAATGTAGACCTAGTGGGTATTTTAGATGCTGATGGTATTTTATCATTCGCTGATTTCAGGGTAAACGAAAGAGCGTTCCAATTGATGGAGCAGGTAAGCGGCCGCGCCGGAAGAAAGCATGGTAAAGGAAAAGTATTGGTACAAACCTCGCAACCCAAACATCCCGTTTTGATGCAGGTGCAGCAACATGATTATGATGCACTCTATAACGATGAGATAGCTAAACGGGAACAGTTTTTTTATCCTCCTTTTTCGAGGATCATTAAATTGACTTTTAAGAACAAGATCAGGGAAGTAGTGCAGGACGCAGCCCAGATTTTTACAGGAGCTTTGTCTAACCGGTATAAGGACCATATTACCGGGCCGGCTGAACCTGTTATTAACCGGCTTAGAAACCAGTATTTAATGGAAATATTATTGAAATTGCCCCGTAATGCCAAAGCATTAGAGCAATGCAAAAAAGATATTCTCTACCAGATCGCCGTATTACACCAGGAGCCCAGGTATAAATCGGTAACGGTTATACCTGATGTAGACGGGATATAA
- a CDS encoding lysophospholipid acyltransferase family protein, whose protein sequence is MTVLRFLFSIYAAIIFVAFMLLIFPFVIIASFFGHIKGGNMIYRLCVFWADCWFAFTFIRVKSIYETPFNAREKSIIVANHISYLDIPMLVKVFRTPLRPLGKIEMTKVPVFGFIYKNAIVTVDRSDAAHRASSLKTLKAVLNKGISIFVFPEGTFNETTAPLKEFYNGAFKLAVETQTPVQPVLFLDTYKRMHYSTVFSLTPGRCRALYLSKIEPGADYHLLKQTVFAAMEQALLQYNADWVSKS, encoded by the coding sequence ATGACAGTACTTCGTTTTCTATTCAGCATTTATGCCGCCATCATCTTTGTGGCCTTCATGTTGTTGATATTCCCTTTTGTGATCATCGCCAGTTTTTTCGGCCATATCAAAGGTGGGAATATGATTTACAGGCTCTGCGTTTTCTGGGCCGATTGCTGGTTCGCTTTTACATTTATCCGTGTAAAATCGATTTATGAAACACCATTCAATGCCCGTGAAAAAAGCATTATTGTAGCCAATCATATTTCCTATCTGGACATTCCTATGCTGGTGAAGGTTTTTAGAACACCGTTGCGGCCGTTAGGAAAAATAGAAATGACTAAGGTACCGGTATTCGGCTTCATTTATAAAAATGCGATCGTTACAGTAGACCGCAGCGATGCTGCTCACAGAGCCTCGAGTTTAAAAACACTTAAAGCAGTTTTAAACAAAGGGATATCCATATTTGTATTTCCTGAAGGAACGTTTAATGAAACTACTGCTCCGTTAAAAGAATTTTATAACGGAGCATTTAAACTGGCCGTAGAGACGCAAACACCCGTGCAGCCGGTTTTGTTTTTAGATACTTATAAACGGATGCATTACAGCACGGTTTTTTCGCTAACGCCGGGGAGGTGCAGGGCGTTATATTTAAGCAAAATTGAACCGGGAGCAGATTATCATTTGTTAAAGCAAACCGTTTTTGCAGCTATGGAGCAGGCATTGCTCCAGTACAATGCAGATTGGGTATCTAAATCGTAA
- the mtaB gene encoding tRNA (N(6)-L-threonylcarbamoyladenosine(37)-C(2))-methylthiotransferase MtaB: MQGAKSVAFHTLGCKLNYSETSSISRMMENEGFVKKEFTEEADVYVINTCSVTENADKECRQLVRRIQRKAPESIVVITGCYAQLKPKEIAEIPGVDLVLGAAEKFNITKHIKEIAKGDSAKICSCDIEEVSGFNSSFSINDRTRTFLKVQDGCDYNCSFCTIPMARGKSRSDSIANVIKSAQSLAATGAKEIVLTGINLGDFGKGPDGNEPISFQNREENFYKLIQELDQIDGIERYRISSIEPNLLTNEIVEFVANSQKFMPHFHIPLQSGSNTILGMMRRRYKRELYAERVGLIKTLMPHAAIGVDVIVGFPGETEAAFRETYDFLHALNISYLHVFTYSERDNTHALSLGPVVDMHTRHERNKSLRNLSYMKMQYFEASHAGQTRKVLFENHNKNGMMEGYTDNYIRVSVPYKTGWENSIMEWRL; this comes from the coding sequence ATGCAGGGCGCAAAATCAGTAGCTTTTCACACTTTGGGATGTAAATTAAATTACTCTGAAACCTCCTCCATTTCGCGAATGATGGAAAATGAAGGTTTTGTGAAAAAGGAATTTACAGAAGAAGCGGATGTGTATGTGATCAACACCTGCTCTGTTACGGAAAATGCGGATAAAGAATGCCGCCAGCTGGTACGCCGTATACAGCGGAAAGCACCTGAAAGTATTGTAGTGATCACCGGCTGCTATGCCCAGTTAAAACCTAAAGAAATTGCTGAGATTCCGGGAGTTGACCTGGTACTCGGAGCTGCCGAAAAATTCAATATTACCAAACATATTAAAGAAATTGCCAAAGGTGACTCGGCTAAAATATGCAGTTGCGATATCGAAGAAGTTTCAGGATTCAACTCTTCTTTTTCGATCAACGATCGCACCCGTACTTTTTTAAAAGTACAGGATGGTTGTGACTATAATTGCTCTTTTTGTACTATTCCGATGGCTCGTGGCAAAAGCCGGAGCGATAGTATTGCCAATGTGATCAAAAGTGCGCAGAGCCTGGCGGCAACTGGTGCGAAAGAAATTGTACTTACGGGTATTAACCTGGGTGATTTTGGAAAAGGACCCGATGGCAATGAGCCTATATCTTTTCAAAACCGCGAAGAAAACTTTTACAAGCTGATTCAGGAGTTGGACCAAATAGACGGTATTGAACGCTACCGTATTTCTTCCATCGAGCCCAACCTGCTTACCAATGAAATAGTGGAGTTTGTAGCCAACAGCCAAAAGTTTATGCCTCATTTTCACATTCCTTTACAAAGCGGCAGCAATACTATTCTGGGGATGATGCGTCGCCGGTACAAGAGGGAGCTATATGCCGAGCGTGTTGGCCTGATCAAAACTTTGATGCCTCATGCAGCCATCGGAGTTGACGTTATTGTAGGATTTCCGGGCGAAACGGAAGCTGCCTTCAGAGAAACCTATGATTTTCTTCACGCGTTGAATATCTCCTACCTGCACGTTTTCACCTACTCTGAGCGTGATAACACGCATGCGCTTAGCTTGGGTCCTGTAGTGGATATGCATACACGGCATGAAAGAAACAAATCGCTTCGCAATCTTTCTTACATGAAAATGCAGTACTTCGAAGCCAGCCACGCAGGACAGACACGAAAAGTATTATTTGAAAACCATAATAAGAACGGCATGATGGAAGGATATACCGACAATTATATCCGTGTGAGTGTGCCTTATAAAACCGGCTGGGAAAACAGTATTATGGAGTGGCGCTTGTAG
- a CDS encoding OmpH family outer membrane protein, protein MKQTLLIVNALLVIAVSFLLYKQFTSGSEKVVTAGGVLKTKDSLGSKKLLFAYMNMDSIQSKYELAKAVSKEVERRQESLDAELNKMDKAYRNKFEGYQQRGASMTEEQAVAAREDIESTQRQILEKRQSLMDGYQSWLASKNMSVIKDIQDYLKKFNADGTYSFIFSHEPFFYYSDTAYDITSEVIQGLNQQYKANKGK, encoded by the coding sequence ATGAAACAAACCTTATTGATTGTAAATGCTTTGCTGGTTATTGCCGTATCATTCTTATTGTATAAGCAATTTACAAGCGGTTCGGAAAAAGTGGTGACAGCCGGGGGCGTTTTGAAAACAAAAGATAGCCTCGGGAGTAAGAAACTATTGTTTGCTTACATGAATATGGATTCCATCCAGAGTAAATATGAACTGGCTAAAGCTGTATCTAAAGAAGTAGAAAGAAGGCAGGAGAGTTTAGATGCAGAATTGAATAAAATGGACAAAGCTTACAGAAATAAGTTTGAAGGCTATCAACAAAGAGGTGCCTCTATGACCGAGGAACAGGCCGTGGCAGCACGGGAGGATATTGAGAGTACCCAACGCCAGATCCTGGAAAAAAGACAATCACTAATGGATGGCTATCAAAGCTGGCTGGCCTCTAAAAACATGAGTGTTATCAAAGACATTCAGGATTACCTTAAGAAGTTTAACGCTGACGGTACTTATTCCTTTATATTTTCTCATGAACCCTTCTTCTATTACAGTGATACGGCTTATGATATTACCAGCGAAGTAATACAAGGCTTAAATCAACAATACAAGGCAAATAAAGGCAAGTAA
- the rpoC gene encoding DNA-directed RNA polymerase subunit beta' — protein sequence MATKKDNRPKAAFSRITIGLASPDSILEKSFGEVLKPETINYRTYKPERDGLFCERIFGPVKDYECACGKYKRIRYKGIVCDRCGVEVTEKKVRRERMGHIKLVVPVVHIWYFKSLPNKIGYLLGMSSKKLESIIYYERYVVIQAGVREDKGQSYGDLLTEEEYLDILDALPKDNQYLPDDDPQKFIAKMGAESVHDLLQRIDLDQLSFDLRNSAATETSQQRKADALKRLSVVEAFRDANTRITNRPEWMVMQYIPVIPPELRPLVPLDGGRFASSDLNDLYRRVIIRNNRLKRLMEIKAPEVILRNEKRMLQEAIDSLFDNSRKSNAVKAEGGRALKSLSDVLKGKQGRFRQNLLGKRVDYSGRSVIVVGPEMKMHECGLPKDMAAELFKPFIIRKLIERGIVKTVKSARKLVDKKEAVIWDILENILKGHPIMLNRAPTLHRLSIQAFQPKLIEGKAIQLHPLVTAAFNADFDGDQMAVHVPLSNAAVLEAQLLMLASHNILNPQNGTPITLPSQDMVLGLYYITKGKKSTETEKVRGEGKAFYSAEEVIIAYNEKRVDLHAWIKVKTNVRNEKGGLEFKLLETTVGRVIFNQHVPEEVGFVNALLTKKNLREIIGNIIEITNVPKTAKFLDDIKQLGFRTAFQGGLSFSINDLIIPEIKAELLENAKGEVDEVWDNYNMGLITNNERYNQIVDIWSRVDTRLTETLIRELASDKQGFNSVYMMLDSGARGSKQQIKQLAGIRGLMAKPRKSGSTGSEIIENPILSNFKGGLNVLDYFISTHGARKGLADTALKTADAGYLTRRLVDVSQDVVITEEDCGTLRGINTSALKDNEDVIEPLSDRIEGRTSLHDVFHPQTDELIIEAGTEISAAVARQIEEAGVESIEIRSVLTCESKRGCCVRCYGKNLASGILAQRGDAVGIIAAQSIGEPGTQLTLRTFHVGGVAGSASVESTLIAKFDGTIQFDGVRSVATTNAEGEEVKVVIGRTGEARIIDTKADRLLITNNIPYGSTLLVKDGQKVSKGDAICSWDPYNNVIVAEVDGVLKFDNVIEGITYREESDEQTGHREKVVIETRDKTKIPSIIVEGKTDKSYNLPTGSHIMLDEGDEVKAGKVLVKIPRILGKLKDITGGLPRVTELFEARNPSNPAVVSEIDGVVTMGAVKRGNREIIIEAKDGVTRKYLVPLTRQILAQDGDFVKAGTSLSDGQVSPQDILSIQGPFAVQQYVVNEIQEVYRLQGVKINDKHVEVIVRQMMRKVNIVDPGDTRFLEDDLVDKFEFVDENDYVYEKKVVTDPGDSAKLRAGQIISLRDLREENSVLRRNDKKPVEFRDAQPATSSPTLLGITKASLGVQSWISAASFQETTKVLSSAAIHGKADEMLGLKENVITGHHIPAGTGLREFENMIVGSKEEYELLQTTREAMAFDEEE from the coding sequence ATGGCTACTAAAAAAGACAATCGTCCAAAAGCAGCGTTTTCAAGAATAACTATTGGCCTTGCTTCGCCTGACTCTATCCTGGAGAAGAGCTTTGGTGAAGTATTGAAGCCAGAAACGATTAACTACCGTACTTACAAACCCGAAAGAGATGGTTTGTTTTGCGAAAGAATATTTGGCCCGGTAAAAGATTATGAGTGTGCCTGCGGAAAGTACAAGCGTATCCGTTATAAGGGTATTGTGTGCGACCGTTGCGGTGTGGAAGTAACCGAGAAAAAAGTACGTCGTGAAAGAATGGGACACATTAAACTGGTAGTTCCTGTAGTTCATATCTGGTACTTTAAATCCCTTCCTAATAAAATTGGTTACCTGTTGGGAATGAGCTCTAAGAAATTAGAGAGCATTATTTACTACGAGCGTTATGTAGTAATTCAGGCAGGTGTGCGTGAAGATAAAGGGCAGAGTTATGGTGATTTGTTAACAGAAGAAGAATACCTGGATATACTGGATGCTTTACCTAAAGATAACCAGTATTTACCTGATGATGATCCTCAGAAGTTCATTGCAAAAATGGGCGCTGAGTCGGTTCATGATTTGTTACAACGTATCGACCTGGACCAGTTATCTTTTGATTTAAGAAACAGTGCCGCTACTGAAACTTCTCAGCAACGTAAAGCAGACGCCTTGAAGCGTTTGAGCGTGGTAGAAGCTTTCCGTGATGCCAATACCCGTATTACCAACCGCCCTGAGTGGATGGTAATGCAGTATATCCCGGTAATCCCACCAGAACTGCGTCCGCTGGTTCCATTGGATGGTGGTCGTTTTGCCTCTTCTGATCTGAACGATTTGTACCGTCGCGTAATTATCCGTAACAACCGTTTAAAACGTTTGATGGAGATTAAAGCGCCTGAGGTAATCTTACGTAACGAAAAGCGTATGCTTCAGGAAGCGATCGACTCCTTGTTTGACAATAGCCGTAAATCTAATGCTGTTAAAGCTGAGGGTGGCCGTGCATTGAAATCTCTTTCAGATGTATTGAAAGGTAAACAGGGTCGTTTCCGTCAGAACCTTTTAGGTAAACGTGTTGACTATTCTGGTCGTTCGGTTATCGTTGTAGGTCCTGAAATGAAAATGCATGAGTGCGGTTTGCCAAAAGATATGGCAGCTGAGCTGTTTAAGCCATTTATCATTCGCAAATTGATTGAAAGAGGAATCGTAAAAACCGTTAAATCTGCAAGGAAGCTGGTAGATAAAAAAGAAGCGGTTATCTGGGATATCCTTGAAAATATTCTGAAAGGTCACCCGATCATGTTGAACCGTGCCCCAACACTGCACCGTTTATCTATCCAGGCCTTCCAGCCTAAACTGATTGAAGGCAAAGCCATCCAGTTACACCCATTGGTTACAGCGGCATTTAACGCCGACTTTGATGGTGACCAGATGGCGGTACACGTGCCTTTGAGCAACGCGGCGGTATTGGAAGCCCAGTTATTGATGCTGGCTTCTCATAATATTCTGAACCCTCAGAATGGTACGCCAATCACCCTTCCTTCGCAGGACATGGTACTCGGTTTGTATTATATTACCAAGGGTAAGAAATCAACCGAGACTGAAAAAGTACGTGGCGAGGGTAAGGCTTTTTATTCTGCAGAAGAAGTGATCATTGCTTACAATGAAAAGCGTGTCGACCTTCATGCCTGGATTAAAGTAAAAACCAATGTTCGTAACGAAAAAGGCGGGCTGGAGTTTAAATTATTAGAAACAACTGTTGGCCGTGTTATATTTAACCAGCATGTTCCCGAAGAAGTGGGATTTGTAAACGCACTGTTGACAAAGAAAAACCTTCGTGAGATCATTGGTAATATCATCGAGATCACTAACGTTCCTAAAACAGCGAAATTCCTGGATGATATCAAGCAGTTAGGTTTCCGTACTGCCTTCCAGGGTGGTTTATCGTTCAGCATTAATGACCTGATCATTCCGGAAATTAAAGCTGAGTTACTGGAGAACGCCAAAGGTGAAGTGGATGAGGTTTGGGACAACTATAACATGGGGCTTATTACCAACAACGAACGTTATAACCAGATCGTAGATATCTGGAGCCGTGTGGATACGAGGTTGACCGAAACCTTGATTCGTGAGCTGGCCTCAGACAAACAAGGATTTAACTCGGTTTACATGATGCTGGATTCCGGAGCCCGTGGTTCTAAACAGCAGATCAAACAGCTGGCTGGTATCAGGGGGCTGATGGCTAAACCAAGAAAATCCGGTTCTACCGGTTCTGAGATCATTGAAAACCCGATCCTTTCTAACTTTAAAGGCGGTTTGAATGTATTGGATTACTTTATCTCTACACACGGTGCGCGTAAAGGTTTGGCGGATACGGCTCTGAAAACGGCGGATGCAGGTTACTTAACCCGTCGTCTGGTGGACGTTTCTCAGGACGTGGTAATTACTGAAGAAGATTGCGGTACCTTACGTGGTATTAATACATCTGCTTTAAAAGATAACGAAGATGTGATCGAACCATTATCAGACAGGATTGAAGGACGTACCTCATTGCATGATGTATTCCATCCTCAAACTGATGAGCTGATTATTGAAGCAGGTACGGAAATCTCAGCAGCAGTAGCAAGACAAATTGAAGAAGCCGGCGTTGAGTCTATTGAAATACGTTCTGTATTAACCTGCGAAAGCAAGCGCGGATGTTGCGTTAGGTGTTATGGTAAAAACCTGGCTTCCGGCATATTGGCGCAAAGAGGTGACGCGGTGGGTATCATCGCTGCACAGTCAATCGGTGAACCAGGTACACAGTTAACACTTCGTACCTTCCACGTGGGTGGTGTTGCCGGTTCTGCTTCTGTAGAATCTACATTGATCGCTAAGTTTGACGGTACGATACAGTTTGACGGTGTGCGCTCTGTTGCTACAACCAATGCTGAAGGCGAAGAAGTGAAAGTGGTTATTGGTCGTACCGGTGAAGCGCGTATCATTGATACTAAGGCGGACAGGTTATTAATTACTAACAACATTCCTTATGGTTCTACCTTGTTGGTGAAAGATGGCCAGAAAGTCTCCAAAGGAGATGCGATCTGCTCATGGGATCCTTATAACAACGTTATCGTAGCAGAGGTAGATGGTGTGTTGAAATTTGATAATGTAATTGAAGGTATCACCTACCGCGAAGAATCTGATGAGCAAACAGGTCACCGTGAAAAAGTGGTAATCGAAACCAGAGATAAAACGAAAATTCCTTCCATCATCGTAGAAGGTAAAACGGATAAATCTTACAACTTACCTACGGGCTCTCATATTATGCTGGATGAAGGTGATGAGGTGAAAGCGGGTAAAGTGTTAGTGAAAATCCCTCGTATCTTAGGTAAACTGAAAGATATCACGGGTGGTCTGCCTCGTGTAACAGAATTGTTTGAGGCTCGTAACCCAAGTAACCCTGCGGTGGTTTCTGAGATTGATGGTGTGGTAACTATGGGTGCTGTAAAACGTGGTAACCGTGAAATCATCATTGAAGCTAAAGATGGCGTTACCAGAAAATACCTGGTTCCTTTAACACGCCAGATCCTGGCTCAGGATGGTGATTTTGTGAAAGCCGGTACTTCTTTAAGTGATGGTCAGGTTTCTCCTCAGGATATCCTTTCTATTCAGGGACCGTTTGCTGTACAACAGTATGTTGTGAACGAGATACAGGAGGTTTATCGTTTACAGGGGGTGAAAATCAACGACAAACACGTTGAGGTGATCGTTCGTCAAATGATGCGTAAAGTAAACATCGTTGATCCGGGAGACACCCGTTTCCTTGAAGATGACCTGGTAGATAAATTTGAATTTGTTGACGAAAATGATTACGTATACGAGAAGAAAGTAGTTACCGATCCGGGTGACTCTGCTAAACTTCGCGCAGGTCAGATCATCAGCTTACGCGACCTGAGAGAAGAAAACTCTGTATTACGTCGTAATGATAAAAAGCCTGTTGAGTTCAGGGATGCACAACCTGCAACTTCATCGCCTACATTACTGGGTATTACAAAAGCTTCTTTGGGCGTACAAAGCTGGATTTCTGCGGCATCGTTCCAGGAAACAACTAAAGTGTTGTCTTCTGCAGCTATACACGGTAAAGCAGATGAAATGCTGGGCTTGAAAGAGAACGTAATTACCGGTCATCACATTCCTGCCGGTACTGGTTTGCGTGAGTTTGAAAACATGATCGTAGGAAGCAAAGAAGAATACGAACTGTTACAAACTACCCGTGAAGCTATGGCATTTGATGAGGAAGAGTAA